In Sinobacterium caligoides, the sequence GCTCACAGTCGGCCGCTGTTGGACCCGGCTCCTGTAATCGAGGTGAAGAGTTGCGGTTGAGTAAAGCATCCATAATGACAGACATAGAGGGGACCCATTTATTATCGTGACCACGGCCATTGCTTCAACGACCCTCCTCTTTATTATATAGAGGCTGTTTGATCGGTAAATTTCACAGTAAACCAGTGAGCCATCAAGATAGCTCGCAGCAACCTTGGCGAGAATGATTATCAGCGGCGGATATTATAAAGATTCGACCCTACTGTCGAGGGCCGAGATAACGCTTTAGTCTTGGCGCTCACCGACTTTGACGTTACCGTTTTGCAGGAACTGCGCTACTTGGCGGCGCTTGCGGCCTAGCAGCAGTGGGCCGTCATCATAAAAGAGAAAATTCTTCCAGTTTCGGCGATACACTTCCCAGGTCGTCTCGATAATATGGTCAGACTCATAGCAAAAATACACTACGGTATTGCCCTCCCAGTCGAGATGTTCCGCTAGGACTTCCGGCAACGCCATATCGTCGCTGTCCCAGGCCTCTTGCCAGCGCTCTAGCTGCTGCCAAGTTTTCTTGTTGCCCGCCCAGTCACCGTTGGTAAAATGATCGGGTTCCGTGCTCATCTCACTAACTAAATGGCGCCAAACCTCGTCGCTGCGAGAGGCAGTCATCGGCTTGATCTGCGCAAGATCTTCTTCAGTCACAGGTAGGTCGCGGTGACGAAAGATCCACGCCTTCTTGTACTCATTCATGGGGATGTAGTTCATTGTGCTACTCAATGCAATTGACGCCGCCATTGTAACAGAGTGCCACTAGCCTCCACAGCAGCTATTTTCCCGCCATCAACCACCGCCCTAAGGTCGATCGACATTCTGCTAACTTTGCTTATCGCTGCACAACCCCTTATAATTCGCCCTCCATTTTTTCTATCGCCCATTCAGCGCAGGATTTGCTCTTGATTTCAACAGCTAATGTCACCATGCAATTCGGCAGTAAGCCGCTTTTCGAAAATATTTCCGTCAAGTTCGGTGAAGGTAACCGTTACGGCCTAATTGGTGCCAATGGCTGCGGAAAATCAACCTTCATGAAGATCCTCGATGGTTCGTTAGAGGCGACTGCAGGTAACGTCTCGATCACGCCCAACGAACGCCTCGGCAAGTTGAGCCAGGATCAGTTCGCCTTCGAAGAATTTAGCGTCATCGATACCGTGATGATGGGTAACCGCGAACTATGGGCGATCAAAGAAGAGCGTGATGCCATTTACGCCAAGCCAGAGATGAGCGAAGAGGACGGCATGCGCGCCGGTGACCTCGAAGCTGAGTTTGCCGAGATGGATGGCTACACCGCAGAGAGTCGTGCCGGTGAGCTATTATTGGGCGCCGGTATTCCACTGGACCTACACTGGGGCCTGATGAGCAACGTTGCTCCAGGTTTAAAGGTTCGCGTACTTCTCGCCCAGGCGCTGTTTTCCAACCCCGACATCCTGCTGCTTGATGAGCCGACCAACAACTTGGATATCAACACCATCCGTTGGCTGGAAGAGGTGTTAAATAGCTACACCTGTACCATGATCATCATCTCGCACGATCGTCATTTCCTAAACTCTATCTGCACCCACATGGCCGATATCGACTACGGCACCATCAAGGTTTACCCCGGTAACTACGATGATTTCATGACCGCCTCTACCCAGGCACGTGAACGCATGCAGAACGAGAACAACAAGAAGAAGGCCGAGATCGCCGAGCTGAAACAGTTCGTCAGCCGCTTTAGCGCCAACGCCTCCAAGGCAAAGCAAGCTACCTCTCGCGCCAAGCGTCTGGATAAGATCGAACTTGCTGACATCAAGCCTTCAACGCGTATTAACCCTTATATCATCTTCAAGCAAGAGAAGAAGTTACACCGTCTCGCCCTCGAGGTGAAAGGCTTAGGTCACCGCTACGAAGGCGGCGAGCAACTCTTCCAGAACTCCGATCTACTGGTCGAAGCTGGCGAGCGCATTGCCATTATCGGTGCCAACGGTGTGGGGAAAACCACCTTCCTAAAGTGCTTGATGAACGAGGTCGAACCTACCGAAGGTAGCTTCAAATGGGCTGAAAATGCTCAGGTTGGCTACTATGCTCAGGACCACGCCCGCGACTTCCCCAAGTCAGAGAGCCTATTCGAGTGGCTGAGCAACTGGCGCCAGGAGCACCACGAGGACCAAATCGTCCGCGCCACCCTCGGCCGCTTACTCTTCTCTGCTGACACGCAGAAGAAAGACGTGAAAGTCTGTTCCGGTGGTGAGCAGGGGCGCATGCTATTCGGCAAGCTGATGATGCAAGATAACAACGTCTTGCTGATGGATGAGCCGACCAACCACATGGATATGGAGTGTATCGAATCACTCAACCTAGCGTTGGAAAACTACCCCGGCACACTGATGTTTGTCAGCCACGACCGTGAGTTCGTCTCCTCACTGGCGACGCGAATTATCGAGATCAAAGACAACAGCATCGTCGACTTCCACGGTAACTATGAAGATTACCTGAAGTCACAAGGCATCTAAACGGCCACGATTTCGTCGCCAATAGCGCCAAAAAAGGGAGGTAAGCTTTACAGCTACCTCCCTTTTTTTATCTGCATGATACGGGGCTTATCACCACGGTTTGCGTCGCTGCAAGCCACTTAGCCGCTGCTGCCACGGCAACGGCACCCAACGCTCCAACAGCACGATAGCAAGCACAGCCAACAGGCAGCCTAGCCCATTGGCCAACATATCGAGCAACGAGAAAAAACGTCCAGGCACCCACAGCTGTCCACACTCTACGAGGACGGCATAGGCAAATACCGCCAGAATGACTTTCAACCCCCTAGAGTGGTAACCATAAGCCAGGTAAGCCGCGACCGAGACGCCAAACCAAGCAGTGAAATGTAAAGCTTTATCCCAGCTATTCTCAAAGACCTGCGCCGGCTGCGGCACCAGAGACTGTTGGCTGACAAAGAGCAAAATAAGCCAAAAGCACAGACGATAGAAATTCAAAACATAACGCTGTTGCACATTAAAAACCTTCATCATCATAAACACCGCTCAACAGCGGCCGACAGTAAACCGCCTATTTTAACACCAATTTTTCCGACAGGCTGCGAAGATCGAAGCGCTCTATACGCCCACTGCGCGCCAGCTGACAAGCCTCAGGTTCTAGCTCAGCACTGGTACAGATATAGAGAAAGTCACCCGCTGCATCGAGCACACAGGCAAAGCTCTTTTGCGATAAAGCGATACGATGGCTGATCTGCCCACCTTCCAACACGCGCAACACATAACAATCAACAGTCGCCACCCAAATGCCACCACAGCCATCGGAAGCAATACCGTCAGGCATCACTTCACCTAAGTCAGCCCAGAGGCGGCGTCCACTCAGCAGCCCGTCATCGCCGACATCAAAAGCCGTTAGACAGTGGCCAAGCGTCTCCGCCACCACCAGTACCTTGCCGCCATCCAGCAAGACACTGCCATTAGGGAAGGTCATCTCCTCGGCAACCACTTCAAAAGCACCATTATGTTCAAGCTTGACTAGCTTTGAGGCCTGTATCGGCTCACCAATTTCAAAGCCAAAACTCCCTACATAAGCCTGCCCCTGCGTTGTAACGACCATGTCGTTGAGTGGCCCCATCATCACGTCACTGACATCGGCAAATTCATTGAGCTGCTCACCATCGAAACGCAGTACCCGCTGATCGCACATCGACACCACCAACATATCGCCATTGGGTAGCCAGCCTAGACCCGATGGCCTGCCCGCAACCTCCACCACCAAATTCAACTGTTCGCCCTTCAGACAATAGACACTATGGCTGTAGAAATCGGAAAAATACAGCGCGCCATCATGCCAACGCGGCGCCTCAGGAAAGGTTAAACCCTCCGCTACAATGGTTGTCGGGTGGTCGACTACTACCGTGTCTGTACTCTCTTCTTTTATCATTATGAGCCTCCTGCTACTGGCCTGTTATATGCTGTTTTCGAGTAACAAGTTGAGAAATCCCTCATTGCTTGCATCATTATTTAAGTCGTCGATCCAAGGCCTTAAATCGGCTTCTGTTGCGGGGATTAGCCGGTTGTCGATCTGGTCGATGATAAAAATCGACAACTCTAAAGCCAGCAGCCAATCCAGCAGTTGGTGTGCGTTACCGCCGGCATTAATCAGTCCACGCGGCCAAAACTCAATGACGAGGCTCAACCCCTGACGCGAGCGCTCAACCAGCTTAGCCAACCCCGTCAGCACCTCGATCTCGGCTCCCTGAGTGTCGACCTTGATCACCCTTGCCTTAAGCTCCGGATCAATAGCGTCGAAATAACTATCGCCATGCAGCAGCTCGATCGCCGTCTTATTGCGCCCACGTCCATCATCGTAAATCTGGTGATCGCCTCGATTGGCCTCATTCAAATACAGATACCCCTGCCCTGGTTGAGAGGCCAGCGCGGCATTCACCGCCGTCACATTATCCCCGTAGTCTGCACCGCTGAGAGCCGCATTCTGGGCAAATAAAGCATAGTTAAGTGGCTCCGGCTCAAAGCCAAAGACATGACCGCTACGGTCAACACACTGTGCTGCCAGCGCCGAGTAATAACCAATATTGGCACCGACATCGATAAAAACATCACCGGCCTGCAGGCGCTCGACAATCAGCTGGGTTTCATATTCTTCCCACACACCGTCACTGGCAATAAAACGTGAGACATGGGTGTCGTCGGCATGCTCGTGCACCAGCATCGACACCGGCACTTGCAAGCCGGCAACTTTTAAGGGGTAACTCTTAGCCATACTTCTCATCTCCCGACACGGTCAGCACCGCTAGGTATTACTGTTTTTTATTCACTATAACGTAAGAGCGTCAGGGTATTACACAAAAAGGGAGGAGGACGAACAATTCTTCACAATAGATCGAGCAAGATAGGAGGGCGTCCACTGCCCTCCCAAAATTTTAACCGCCCTTAATCACACATTTCCGCGTAGGGATTGGTCATCTCAAGGCTGATCGAGGCGTCGTAGCCCTCGATACGAAT encodes:
- a CDS encoding ABC-F family ATPase, whose amino-acid sequence is MISTANVTMQFGSKPLFENISVKFGEGNRYGLIGANGCGKSTFMKILDGSLEATAGNVSITPNERLGKLSQDQFAFEEFSVIDTVMMGNRELWAIKEERDAIYAKPEMSEEDGMRAGDLEAEFAEMDGYTAESRAGELLLGAGIPLDLHWGLMSNVAPGLKVRVLLAQALFSNPDILLLDEPTNNLDINTIRWLEEVLNSYTCTMIIISHDRHFLNSICTHMADIDYGTIKVYPGNYDDFMTASTQARERMQNENNKKKAEIAELKQFVSRFSANASKAKQATSRAKRLDKIELADIKPSTRINPYIIFKQEKKLHRLALEVKGLGHRYEGGEQLFQNSDLLVEAGERIAIIGANGVGKTTFLKCLMNEVEPTEGSFKWAENAQVGYYAQDHARDFPKSESLFEWLSNWRQEHHEDQIVRATLGRLLFSADTQKKDVKVCSGGEQGRMLFGKLMMQDNNVLLMDEPTNHMDMECIESLNLALENYPGTLMFVSHDREFVSSLATRIIEIKDNSIVDFHGNYEDYLKSQGI
- a CDS encoding VanZ family protein codes for the protein MMMKVFNVQQRYVLNFYRLCFWLILLFVSQQSLVPQPAQVFENSWDKALHFTAWFGVSVAAYLAYGYHSRGLKVILAVFAYAVLVECGQLWVPGRFFSLLDMLANGLGCLLAVLAIVLLERWVPLPWQQRLSGLQRRKPW
- a CDS encoding DUF2947 domain-containing protein, whose protein sequence is MNYIPMNEYKKAWIFRHRDLPVTEEDLAQIKPMTASRSDEVWRHLVSEMSTEPDHFTNGDWAGNKKTWQQLERWQEAWDSDDMALPEVLAEHLDWEGNTVVYFCYESDHIIETTWEVYRRNWKNFLFYDDGPLLLGRKRRQVAQFLQNGNVKVGERQD
- a CDS encoding FkbM family methyltransferase, which gives rise to MAKSYPLKVAGLQVPVSMLVHEHADDTHVSRFIASDGVWEEYETQLIVERLQAGDVFIDVGANIGYYSALAAQCVDRSGHVFGFEPEPLNYALFAQNAALSGADYGDNVTAVNAALASQPGQGYLYLNEANRGDHQIYDDGRGRNKTAIELLHGDSYFDAIDPELKARVIKVDTQGAEIEVLTGLAKLVERSRQGLSLVIEFWPRGLINAGGNAHQLLDWLLALELSIFIIDQIDNRLIPATEADLRPWIDDLNNDASNEGFLNLLLENSI
- a CDS encoding SMP-30/gluconolactonase/LRE family protein; translation: MIKEESTDTVVVDHPTTIVAEGLTFPEAPRWHDGALYFSDFYSHSVYCLKGEQLNLVVEVAGRPSGLGWLPNGDMLVVSMCDQRVLRFDGEQLNEFADVSDVMMGPLNDMVVTTQGQAYVGSFGFEIGEPIQASKLVKLEHNGAFEVVAEEMTFPNGSVLLDGGKVLVVAETLGHCLTAFDVGDDGLLSGRRLWADLGEVMPDGIASDGCGGIWVATVDCYVLRVLEGGQISHRIALSQKSFACVLDAAGDFLYICTSAELEPEACQLARSGRIERFDLRSLSEKLVLK